Proteins co-encoded in one Hemitrygon akajei unplaced genomic scaffold, sHemAka1.3 Scf000080, whole genome shotgun sequence genomic window:
- the LOC140722581 gene encoding uncharacterized protein, with product MADQRVHTGEGQFTCSDCGKGFTQSSHLLKHQSVHTAEGQFTCSDCGKGFTKSSHLLKHQSVHTGEKPFTCSDCGKGFTKSSHLLNHQSVHTGEKPFTCSDCGKGFTKSSHLLKHQSVHTGEKPFTCSDCGKGFTKSSHLLNHQSVHTGEKPFTCSDCGKGFTKSSHLLKHQSVHTGEKPFTCSDCGKGYTRSFQLKAHRRLHTGERPYICFLCGKGFTQLSNLKAHESVHAGERPFIYSDCGKRFTRSSHLKVHQSVHTGERPFTCSDCGKGFTHSSYLRRHRVVHSGERRFSCSDCGKGFNRSYDLQKHQQVHTGERPFTCSVCEKGFTRPFDLQRHQRVHTGERPFTCSVCGKGFTFSSHLQTHQSVHTGERPFSCSVCGKTFTQSSNLQRHQRVHSGERPFTCSVCGKGFARSSNLLRHQRVHTG from the coding sequence tcacctgctcagactgtgggaaaggattcactaaatcatctcacctactgaaacaccagtcagtccacactggggagaagccgttcacctgctcagactgtgggaagggattcactaaatcatctcacctactgaatcaccagtcagtccacactggggagaagccgttcacctgctcagactgtgggaagggattcactaaatcatctcacctactgaaacaccagtcagtccacactggggagaagccattcacctgctcagactgtgggaagggattcactaaatcatctcacctactgaatcaccagtcagtccacactggggagaagccgttcacctgctcagactgtgggaagggattcactaaatcatctcacctactgaaacaccagtcagtccacactggggagaagccgttcacctgctcagactgtgggaagggatacacTCGGTCCTTTCAGCTGAAGGCACATCGgagacttcacactggggagagaccatacatctgttttttgtgtgggaaggggttcactcagttaTCTAACCTAAAAGCACACGAGTCAGTTCACGCTGGGGAGCGGCCCTTCAtctactcagactgtgggaagcgattcactcgatcatctcatctgaaggtacatcagagtgttcacactggggagaggccgttcacctgctcagactgtgggaagggattcactcattcatcctacCTGAGGAGACACCGGGTAGTTCACTCTGGGGAGAGGcgattctcctgctccgactgtgggaagggattcaatcgatcATACGACCTACAGAAGCAccaacaagttcacactggggagaggcctttcacctgctcagtctgtgagaagggattcacgcgGCCATTCGACCTAcaaagacaccagcgagttcacactggggagaggccgttcacctgctcagtctgcgggaaaggattcactttctCATCTCACCtgcagacacaccagtcagttcatactggggaaaggccattcagctgctcagtctgtgggaagacattcactcagtcatctaacctacagagacaccagcgagttcacagtggggagcggccgttcacctgctcagtctgtgggaagggattcgcgcGGTCATCTaatctactgagacaccagcgagttcacactgggtag